GCCTGCTCTCAGTGGGCGTTCTGCGAGTGTCAGCGGTTCTCGTAGCTGTCGAAGGCGAGTCGTCCGGGTCTGGGGCTTCACGATCGGCCGGGGATGCGGTGCGCTGATGGGTATGGCTGACAGGAAGCCGTATCTGAGCGATCTGCCGGATGAGGCGTGGGAGCTGATCCGGCCGGTGATCGCCTCTTGGAAGGGGCAGCACCCGTCGGTCAGCGGCCATCAGGGCGGCTATGACCTGCGGGAAATCGTGAATCTGATCCTCTACCAGGCCCGGACCGGTTGCCAGTGGCGCTATCTGCCGCATGACCTGCCGCCCGAAAGCGCGGTGTATTACTACTTCGGCCGGTGGCGCGATGACGGGACCGCCGAGACCCTCCACGACCTGTTGCGCTGGCAGGCCCGGGAGGTGCGCAAACGGCGCGAGGACCCCAACGCGATCGTGATGGACTCGCAGACCGTGCGGGCCTCCGCGAACGCGCCGAAGGAGACGACCGGGCTGGATCCGGGCAAGAGGAGTCCGGACCGGAGAAGAGGCATCGCCACCGACGTGATCGGCCTGGTCATCACCGTGATCGTGGTCGCCGCCAGCGTTCACGACAACGCCATCGGAACCGCCCTGCTGGACAAAGCCGCCGCGAGTGCGCCGACGGTGGCTAAGGCGTGGGTGGACGCCGGGTTCAAGGAGGCTGTCGTGGAGCACGGCGTCCGCCTCGGCATCGACGTGGAGATCGTCCAGCGCGAGCCGGGGTTGAAGGGGTTCACCCCGCAGCCGAAGCGGTGGGTGGTCGAGCAGACGCTCGGCACCCTCGTGCTGCACCGGCGTCTCGCGCGTGACGACGAGACCAGGCCGGCCAGTTCGGTGGCGTGGATCCACTGGTCCACGAGTGATGTCATGCTCCGCCGCCTCACCCGCACCACCACCGTGACCTGGCGCGACCCGCCCGCCCGGCACCGGTACCCCCACCTGGCAGGAGCACCGGTGAAGCATCTCCTGGACAAGATCGAGGCCCGACGGCAGCTGGTACGCGAGACGGCCGGACAGCTGCGTGAGCAGATCCCGCTCCTCACCGAACAACTCGCCGCTGCCGAACACACCCTGGAACGCCTGGACAATACCCGCGAGACGATGCGGGAGCTGGCTGCCGAGGACGGCATCGAGCCGCCCGAGCCGCTGCCGCCCGGCTACCGGAGGGTCCTCGCCGCCTTCGAACAGGCCGGCCACGGACTCCGCGCGAAGGAGATCTGCGGGATGCTCGGCATCGGCACCGAGCCGCGGCACACCGAGAGCGTCCGCGCGAAGCTCAAACGCCTGGTCGACCGCGACATCCTCACCGAACCCGAACCCGAACCCGAACCCGGCCTGTTCACGCTCACCCAGCCATCACCGGCCACCCCAGACACCCACTCAAGCTGAAACCCGACGAAGCGTCTCAGAACGCCCACTGAGAACGAAGATCGGGGGCAACCCGGACATGATTCACCGGGGTCCGTGATCGCTCAGAACCACTCATTTATGAGAAGGACCGAGGCTCTCGGTGTCGGCAATAGTGGCCCATCGGTGTGTGAGCCGGCGGCATGCGTGGACGAGTTCGGGTGGGTGGAGGTCGGTGAGTTCGGTGTCGAAGGTGGCGAGGATGCCGGCAATGCCGGCCCAGGACCAGGCGCCGAGAGTGAGTCGGCAGTACTCGGTGTCGAGGTGTTCCACGACGGAGCCGCCTGGTGCCCAGCGGGCCACGATGTGAGCGGGCAGGTTGAGCCGGGCGGTGCCGGTGCATTGCCAGACGGCGGGGGTGTCGCCGCGGTCGTGGGTGCTCATCACGAAGTGGGCGAGGTCGGGGTGGGGAAGCGCGCGGGCGGCGAAGTACTGCGTGGTGGGGCGGGGGTGCAGTCGATCGACGCGGCGCACTCGCCATTCACTGTCGGTGAGGTCGTAGGCGACCAGATACCACCGGGCGGCCCAGACGACCAGGTGGTGTGGCTCAATGCGGTGGGCGGGCAGGTAGTCGGGGTCACTGGGTTCGGGGCGTGTGCCGTCGGGACGCAGTGTCTCGGTGACGAGGATGTGGCGGTGGCGTACCGCGATTCCGACGGCGGTGAGGGCGGCCGGGTCGATGGGGGGCGCAGGGAACTCCCAGTAGTTCTGTAGCCGAGTCAGGCGCAGGGATTCCATGGATGCCCGCAGCGCAGGGGGCATGACCTGGTGCAGAGCCGCCAGTGCCCGCGCCGCGTCGTCCCCGAGACCGAACATCGTGCTTGGCGCGGTCTGCAGGGCCACCGCGACCGCGAGGGCCTGGTCGTGATCGAACAGCAACGGCGGCAGGGTTCGCCCAGCTCCGAGCCGGTAGCCGCCGTCGGGGCCGTGGATGGTAGCGATCGGGTAGTCGAGCGCGCGCAAAGTTTCGATGTCGCGGCGGACAGTGCGTTCGCTGGTCTTGAGCCGGGTGGCGAGCTCGCGCAGCGACCACGTCCGTCCTGATCCGAGCAGAGACAGCAGCCGCAGCGCCCGGTGTGAGGTGTTCGCCATCGTTCCATCATCACCGGTAGTGGCCACTCGGTGTCCACTACCGGTGTCACGGTGGGTTCTGTTCAGCGAGCAACTGCGGAAAGGACGTTCGGGTATGCGTGTGGTCGTGGTGGGTGGCGGGATCGGCGGGCTTGCCTTGGGAGCAGGGCTGCGTCGCCGGGGGCTTGAGGTGGCGGTATTTGATCGCGACACCGATGTGGCGGCGACGGGCGGCTACCACATCACCCTGGATGAGCGGGCGCAGTCGGCGCTAAAGGATCTGGTGGAACCAAAGATCATGCAGCGGCTGCTGGCATCGGGGTCGGCACTTCGACTGCGCGAGCGCGACGCATTCTGGGATCGCCGCGGCCGGCTGTTGGGCCACGGGCCGGACCTCAGCGCCAGTGCAAGTATCGACATCGATCGGATCACCCTGCGGATGCTGCTGGCCGAGGCCGTCGGAGATGGCCTGCACTTGGGATGCAGCGTGTCCGGCGTCGGCCACGATGACCACGGCGCGCCCCGAGTGCTGTTCACCGACGGGGCGCCGGTCTCGGCGGATCTGGTGGTGGGCGCGGACGGCACCCACTCGGTAGTCGCCCGTCACCTGGCGGGAGGCCCGACCAACAGCCCGGCGGGCGTCATCGGGTTCTCCGGCCGCACCCTCCGGCGAGACCTCAGCCCCGGCGAGCATCAGCGACTTGGGCCACGATCGGGGCTGGCGTTCGGCCCGCGCGGAGCAGCGCTCTACGTCGGCTTCCTCGACCCGGTCGGCAATACCGCGCTCGACGCTCCAGAGTTGCGGATGTCGGTCACCACCGGACCCACCTACATCTGGGGCGCCATGTTCCCCGAATCCACCAGCACCGATTCCCTGCGCAACCTGCGTGGCGGCGAACTGCAGGCCGCGCTGATCGGCCGATTCCGCGAGCGGGGCTGGGCCGACCACACACTTGAGGTCATCGCCCAAGCCGACCCGCGCAGCGTGGCCGCATTCCGCTTCAACGCCGCCTCCACCCGCGCGGAAGATCTCGCGCCCTGGCCTGCGGGCTGTATCACCGCGCTGGGCGACGCTGTCCACGCCACACCGCCCACCGCCGGAATGGGAGCGGGCGCGGCCATCCGCGACGCAGCCAGCCTGCTCACGTACGTCAGCGCCGCCGCCGACGGCACCGCCACCCTCACCGACGCCGTGGCCCATTTCGAGGCCGGCATGCGCCAGCGCGGCAGCGAAGTCGTCACCCTGGCCATGAAGACCGTCCGGTGGATCCTGGCCACCGACACCACACTCGGCGCCGCAGCCACCGTCATGAGCACCCCGATTCTGGCCGCAGCCGCCCGGCTACGTCACTGACGAGCCGCGCGACGCCCGTGTCCCGCACTCAGAACAAGGGGTCGCGCACGGGCCCGACGACCGGACTACTGCTCCCGCTGGTGCAACACCCGCTCCCACACGCTCCGCGCCAACGGCTGGCTCCCCCCACGCGCTGCCCTGCCACTCGACCAGACGGAGTGAGCGGACACGCGCTGAGATACGAGAGCGGCACTCCTCACCCGGCACCCCTGGCCCGGAGTCGGCGTCAGCGCACCGCGTACGTGCCGACCCGGTAGCGGGCGGTGTGCCGCTCCAGTTGCGCGCGCTGTCGGCGTACGGGGTTATCTGGCCAGCCCGGTACGCGCGAACGTCCTCGGCTTCGGGGCCGCCGCATGGCCGGGGCCGGCCGATAGCCAGCCAGCCTCGGGACAGGGCGATCGGTCCAGGGTGGGGCGAAGCCCCATCGCGCAGCGACGCCCGTAGGGCGCCCTTGACGGATCGTCGTGTCCCGCACCCTGGGAAGTCGGGTGGCCCCGGCTTCACGACCTGCGCACGACCACCTTCAGGGTGGGGACGTATCGCTGTACCTCACTGGCCACGTAACTGTGTACGCCGACACGCGCACGCCCGGGTCGCGGAGGCGGAGCTCTTTCACGTGCAGCAGCGGGTTCTCCTCGCCGGTCGGCGGGCCCGGTGGCAGCAGCCCTTCGGACACCACCGACGCCGAATGGGCACTGATCGAACCACTGTTACCGCCTCCCACCCGCGAGACCCCGCGCGGCGGCCGGCCGGAGAAGCACCCGCGCCGAGAGATCGTTGACGCGCTCCGCTACGTCGTGGACACCGGCCAATGCCGTTGCTTGCGTCATACAGCGACTCGAGGTTGCAGCGTAAGGACCTTTGCCGGGACCCGGCGGGTCGGGCGGCGGGCCTGTCCGTTCTCGCGGTAGGAGTACTTCAAGACCGGGCGCTTGACGAAGCGGTCGGCCTCCCGCATTCGCCGGACCCCGTTGTCGAGTTTGCGGTGCACCTTCGCAGCCATCGCCGTCAGGAACTGCTTGACCTGCAAAGCCGTCTGCGCGCACTGGCGGATGACACTGCGTCGCACATGCTTGAGGACCTTGATGAAAGAGATACGATCCGGGT
This window of the Streptomyces sp. NBC_00237 genome carries:
- a CDS encoding YafY family protein encodes the protein MANTSHRALRLLSLLGSGRTWSLRELATRLKTSERTVRRDIETLRALDYPIATIHGPDGGYRLGAGRTLPPLLFDHDQALAVAVALQTAPSTMFGLGDDAARALAALHQVMPPALRASMESLRLTRLQNYWEFPAPPIDPAALTAVGIAVRHRHILVTETLRPDGTRPEPSDPDYLPAHRIEPHHLVVWAARWYLVAYDLTDSEWRVRRVDRLHPRPTTQYFAARALPHPDLAHFVMSTHDRGDTPAVWQCTGTARLNLPAHIVARWAPGGSVVEHLDTEYCRLTLGAWSWAGIAGILATFDTELTDLHPPELVHACRRLTHRWATIADTESLGPSHK
- a CDS encoding NAD(P)/FAD-dependent oxidoreductase; this translates as MRVVVVGGGIGGLALGAGLRRRGLEVAVFDRDTDVAATGGYHITLDERAQSALKDLVEPKIMQRLLASGSALRLRERDAFWDRRGRLLGHGPDLSASASIDIDRITLRMLLAEAVGDGLHLGCSVSGVGHDDHGAPRVLFTDGAPVSADLVVGADGTHSVVARHLAGGPTNSPAGVIGFSGRTLRRDLSPGEHQRLGPRSGLAFGPRGAALYVGFLDPVGNTALDAPELRMSVTTGPTYIWGAMFPESTSTDSLRNLRGGELQAALIGRFRERGWADHTLEVIAQADPRSVAAFRFNAASTRAEDLAPWPAGCITALGDAVHATPPTAGMGAGAAIRDAASLLTYVSAAADGTATLTDAVAHFEAGMRQRGSEVVTLAMKTVRWILATDTTLGAAATVMSTPILAAAARLRH